The Ipomoea triloba cultivar NCNSP0323 chromosome 4, ASM357664v1 DNA segment TAGGCTCTTAGCTATGTAAACTTGAAAAAGATATTTGACTCTGGTATAAAATTAACCATTTTGGGACCCAGCTACTAGGACTCAACTCAAAAATAGACCAAAAATGGGTTACCCAGCAACTAAGTGTAGGACAAACAGAGAAACTGACAAAGATTCAGAAggaatgtgtgtgtgtgtgtaggaaTTTTCTCACACGCCTTTTACTGCAATGCCTCTTTACCCACGCATATATGTGCAGACagatggaatatatatatatatattctaaacatATGCGgtaattagaaaataataataatcccaaCCAAGCAGTTTCAAACACATTAGCAAAGATTCAAAAAATCATCCAGAAAGCATACATATTATTTTAGCAGAACTGTTGCAACCCAAAAACTAGAGTCATCAGCTGTGAACTTACAGGAAGTGATGCAGGCTTACAAACAGTCAGCACCTCTGGTTCTTTACACAGTACCTCAACATCCCATGCCATGACTGGTGGTTCATGCCTACATCCTTTAGTTACTTAATGACTTACACTTGCAGTAGAACAACAGAATTCGTAAAAGAGGAATTTGAAGTAGAAATCCATATGATATGAACTCCAAAATGGGGAACAAAACATATCTAGTTGACTGGGTGACAAGCCCATCAAGCAAAACGAAGTTTTGCTAGTGGGCTCAACACTTGAGCAGCACAAACCTGTGTAAGAAATGGCTTATCTTCTGTGACGATTGGACTACATATGAAATAGGAACTCTCTGCCCATCAACTTGTATCCGTCCAGCTTTAACAGCAGATAcctacaaaattatattacctTCAGCATCATATGTTTCACTCAGCAAAATGAACTCAATATTTTGAAGGTAAAATGAATTTCACTGAAATAACCTACAAGCACATAAATTCATTTCCAAACAGGGAATCTGGTATAGAAGTTAATGATCCAAATGATTTGGTATCAAGAGAATAGAATCAAACAGAaagttgaagaaaaatgtaGCACAAGAACAGCCTACATAGTAATCGCGAGGCCGGCCTTTAAATTCTTCGGAAAAAAGATCCACAATCGTCTTCCCTGCCCACCGGTTCTTCACCTGCACACAAATATTCAGTTACAGACATGGGTATATCTAGGGTTTTAGAGAGTAATCCTTTGCTAGCGCTATCAGTCGGAACATATAGcgtacatgcatacatatagatataaaatttgtacataaacatatgAGACAGAGAGAGCGAGCATACATGGGAGATGAACTCAAAGTAGTATGGCTTGACATAGCGAATGCCTGAAAAAAtgaaacacaaataataaaggGATAAATCAATAAAGCAGGCAGTGAGATATGAAGAAGGAAATTACGGTCGCGAAAAATGTAGTCATGTCGTTCCGGTGGGTTGGCCGGAGTTTGCCACACTATTGTCTCCATATCCTCTATCTTCCGCTTCATTATTTCTCTTCCAACCTCCGCAAACAGCGTAAAGCTTTCAACTTCTGTCAGTTTGTGTCTTGTCTAACGTCCTAGTTCACGGGTTCTCGGGTGACCCGGTAACGGAGCCCAAACCAACTTAATTTGATCTTGTAAcccaatttaaaaaacaaaacaaaacaatttttaaaaatataggaTATAAACCCgtcgttatacggtggaccatggtcacaaaacgacgttgtttcagtaagtgggaaaAACGGCGGCCGTTAGTTGTAACGGAACTCTGTAACTAatattacagttcatctcaaaagatattgcctcacatttgctttatattatcgaatgaaactgcagttatatcgaaaaagaattgcagttgtgttgaacacttgaactgatactgcaattgtgttgaactaatactgaataacagtttcacattatTGGGTattgcagttatatcgaaaagaaactgcagttgtgttgaaagagaactgcagttgcgttgaactgatactgaataacagtttcacatttttgggtgtatattgttcaatgaaactgtacttatatcgaaatgatattgtagttgtgttgaaaggaaactgaataacaatttcacatatttgagtgtataatgtcgaatgaaactgtagttatatcgaaaagggaattgcaattgtgttgaaagagaactgcagttgtgtcgaaaaggaactgcagttgtgttgaaagggaactgcagttgcgcggaacggaggtcgtttcagccgtttgttttcattaatcaaaacgacatgTGGAACGGAGGTCGTTTcagccgtttgttttcattaatcaaaacgacgtcgttttgatgcgcggtccattGTAAAATTTGTGGATATAAAATGTGTGAGAATcgtgaaaataattaaaatataaagagttaatatcagTTGCGATTCGTCGACTATTGCAATTTGCTTTAAAATTtctctatttaattttttgatttatttaGTCCCCTAACTATTAAAATGTTACATTGTTAGGTCCTCTGTTAGATTTGTCGTTAGTTGTCTGTTAAACCCAAGGACAAAGCCATCTTTTCaagcaaaaaaattaaacaaatgaattttttaagtAAATCGTAATAGTTGAGGGATCCTagctggtattaactctatatttaaatatttccATGATTCTAACACATTTTATAtcctatatttttaaaaattgtttttttccatatttcatGCCACGCTTCCCTACTACTTATATAATACGGAGACGCTTCCCTACTActtatataatacggagtagacAATAGTGTTTGTCTCGAATAAGTCTGATGAatcaaaacataaaacaaaataataggATTTAATTTTAAGAAACAATCTCAACAACAGTGTATAAGAAAAATTCAAGTCTTGTGCAAGACACACTATCCTTAAAAGTGATTTGCTACCTCCCATGTGTGCTAAGAGCAGCATTATCAGTGAATATTTCAAGAGTTTATGTCAGTAAATGGCCATGTTGGCAGGAGTGAGAAGAAGTGAAAGAAGGGTAGAAAAGCATAGCAAAGGTTCATAGTACAGTAAATGTGCaggagcttttttttttttaacaaggcTGATGTGCACTTGAAGCGCACAGCAAGTGCCCATGACTGCACGCGCCTGacccatttaattttttttattttttttatatcaatttttttttcatctcctcccattttctctttcctaatcacacttacaaaaagtCCTTAAAAACCGTGAAATAAcctcattgataaggatgctctaagagtGTTATAGATCAAAAGAAAAGTTTCTCCATGGAAAGgggaaaaattgaaatttattagCATTAATGGCATTCAACTTTTTAAACTTGTTTTGCACCCTTACACACGAGAGAGCCTATATACCACACAATTTGAACTCCTCAAAAAAGGggaatttgttatatatatatatattagtacaaACGCGCATTCTTTTGCCAATATGGGACAAAGGCTATTATCACAAAATTAAACATTACACTTAACAGAACATGAGTCCACTTTGACTCCACCCAAATTGGATCTAAATTACACTCAAAATTTTGCTTCAATATGACTATTTTACATGCTGATTTTCCAACAAATAGCTCTTGATTCTCTCGAAAACCACTTCTCTCGATTAGTGATAATATAGTTGCACACGAGAAAGAATTGAAGTGCACGTACAGTTGCATATATAGttgtttttaattgaatttgtaaatgtTGTTGCACAGTTTTTTATGTTTCATTGCACAATTTAAGAtaccaaacaaaaaaagataCACACGACCAAAAGGAGAAATACAAACAAACATGTATTACACCACACCACACCCTGGTGCACACTGGGAAGACATGGTTGCACAGGACAACACTTGGATACACATAGAGTTAAACGAATTACACGTTCAGTTACGAATAATTGCATACAAACAACCCCACATACACCACAATAAACAACTAGTGCATTACAATCCCTGCAACAACCCGGAATACAGTTGCACAGATGATTAAATAACATTGCACATAATAGTATCTAAAATCACATGCACTAGCAGTTGCGCAGTTGTGAAAGACTACTACACATAACAGTAGTAATAATCTATAAGCATAGCTAGCCATCACAGTGCCGCCAACCACCAATCATTGGACGTTGTTCATCTTCCCCTGAGGCTTCTTCGGTGGGCAGCTATTGTTGTCCTGTGGTTCTGCCGTTGATGGCTCAACCGGAAGTCCAGCGGTCGCGTTACAAGGTTTATGATCTCCATCTGCGTTACAACGGATACTTCATCAACTGGACTCTCCGACTCCATCTGGAGTTTATCAGTGAATTGGTGTTGCTCCATTTGCATCCCCTTAGTCATCTTTAGTGGGCAATCGTCGTTATCCTGGATTTCAAAACCTTAACAACGAAGAATGAGGAAAAATTGCACCGGAATTAATTTTAAACCCATAAAACTAGGAAATAGTATGGAATTATTAGCATCCCTAAAATTAGACTTGGCAATTTGTGTATACCGGTTCGCTAGcgggtcgacacgataacaacacgaacacgataaggctaaataCGGACACGACACGTTAAAGTTAACgggtttaaatttttaacacgaATACGATTTGTTAACAGgttaaacgggttgacacgatagacacgttttgttaataGAGTTCGAGTTGTatcgacacgatatgacacgaaacccaataaacctattaatattttaaaaaaaaactaaaatttaaagttaagttatataaaaaagaaataaaacctacaattcaatccatcaaacaaactaaaaaaaaattcaattgataacattcatacaatgataaaaataacatccaacaatcataattaaagaagtctatactaatttttagaataaaactgaacacaataaaaattcaCATTTCAAATTGTCGGACATCAATAATTAGTGTAGGACATTTGCGTCCGGAATACTCCGGACGCATATGCCATGGACGCAGTTGCCCGGACGCAGATAGTCGACCAGCTGCGTTCGGAACTAGGCAGTTTCAGACGCAGCTggtcttttttacttttttttttaaattaatcagtTGCGTTCGGAACTGGGCAGTTCTGGATgcagctaattttttttttatatactatttatTTGCTGTGCACCCTAGAAAATTTTTTGTAGCATTTACAATATAGTAGTTCCTGCCCAGTTCTCAACACATACATATCAAACCACACCAACTTCACAAATCTCAAATCTAAATTGTCAAGACTTCAAAGCTAAGTTAGTTACCAACACCTCAAAGCTACCTAAAGCTAGCTAAGTTCTCAAAACAATCTATTCAACACCATCCAACACTAGCTACTTCAAAGTTTTCAAAACTTCAACAATAAATAACACTTCAAATCTAAATAATTCTCAACAATTCAAAACTAAGTTACCAACACTTCAAATCTAGCTAAATTCTCAAAACAATCCATTCAAAATCATCCAATACTTCAAAGTTTTCAAAACACTTTACTCAAGCAAAGTAAACactactaaattaataaaaaataagtacCAACACATACATCATTACAATTAACTAAATAagagttcaaacattatatatataagaaacaTGCATGTTTACCtacaacaatatataaataaaacatttttaCCTACACAAAACATCATAAGCATTCTTCACAAAAGTATTTCGCCCAAATTTCACGaatttcatcaatttcattCTTCGTGTAGGGTTTTGACCTTGCAAATgcctacaaaaatttaaaaattatcaaattattagttttaacattaataaaatataatttgaaattatttagttttattaaattttacttaCCGGTTCTAAATCTTCAAACTCATGGTATAAAGTGGATATCTCATACATATATCGCAAGACATAATATCCGCACTCTACACTATTGGGTTGTTTCGGAcactacaaattataaatttttatgtatatatattagaaagttaaacaataaaacattattaataaccttataaaatatatattagtacTCTAATTTTGATATATACCTCAATTCTCATCCAATTTACCCAATTTTTAGCTCTTTGTCCTTTCATATTTGTTGATGACCGAAATGCCCTATAATATACTCTCATAAGGtgaattaaaaagaataatactacgtaatagttaattttatatatatatatatatatatatatatatatatatatatatattaggagtTTCTTACACATTCAATTGGATCTTAATCTCTAGGTCGCGGTCACATGGCATTGAGTCCAATACATAGACCGTTTTTTATTGGACGCAAATGATCAAAAGCAACCAATGACTtctacattatttaaaaataaatatgttaacacaattcacaaataagtcaattaatttatataaataacaaaaaatataaatttagttttctTACTGTTGATGGTATGGAGCAAAAATAAATCTCCGGTCCTTCACTTTAAGCATCGCATGCATGAGATAAGAAGTGACCGCGTTGCTATTCGAATTGATACTGTCCTTTGAAATCTTCCTTGGGCATACAAATCCAATTGATGACACTCCAATTTTCTTGCATAGCCGATAAAGACATctaaaatgtaaataattaataaaaatatgataaaagactaaagaaaaatttttaaatataggaacattataaaaaattttaaaaaatacttacaTTATAAAGACTTGTGTTATGGACACATCGAGCCAATCCATTGTCAACAAGTCTTTAATGTCGTCAAACACCACGAAAACACTATTACTTGAATGATGGAAGATTTCCTCCACCTTTACCTCCAACTCGACATAGTCTAAATTGGCGGGCAAGTGTCTTAGATATGAAACCATCTTCTTGGATTCATCTCCTAAGTGCTGCAACACATCTTCAGAAACAATGGGGGGTTGTAACTGTATGGCAAATTGATCACCACTTTGAAAATTCATCATATTTGGAGCTCTTGGAATTTCCTATGtgccaagaaaattaaaaagcttAACAACAAGTAGAAGATATTAAATTGAACAAGATATTAAAGATATTGAATATTACCTGAAACTCATTCAGTGGATCAACGGACTGACAACTACTCCGAAGTAGTGTGCCAAACCTTGGACTAGCTTGTGCATTCTTCATAAAAGATTGGAGCTTAGATTGCAGCTGATTAAACTTGGATTCCATTTCTTTCAttgtttcttttcttattttgtcAGCCactttgtcataaatatttttctctatAGCCTCAAGATCAATACCTAAAACACCCCCAGATGATTTTGCACGACTATGCATACCAAACACATCCCGAATCTTGCTATGCACTCCAACGCCTCTCGCATAGCCACCGTACTCATTGGTGCTAAGAGCTGCTGATATATATCATTTTGACGGGCTGGTTGGAATGATCATTGAGTCATATCTTCACACTTCTCGATCTATTgcaacacaaaatatataacttACATGTTAGCATTctcattaataatatatatatatatatatatatatatatatatatatatatatatatatatttaaagtatttgtATTACTTACAATTTTACTAAACACTGCCATTGTTTTTTCGTTGGGAATGTAATAACTTCCATCTTCAGATTTTTTTAGACCGCGCTCAAACCCAATCCAAGCTACAATCACTTACTGCTATTTTCGATGTAATAGAAGCGCAAGAAGATTGTGAAGACAATGGGTCAGACATCATCCACTCAGACTGCTTTCCAATATAACCTCTGGATCCTAAGTAGTGAGAATGCTCATTTCGAACTTGCAACTCCCTATACTCCTGACTTTTGACCTAAAATAGAATTTGTTATTAAATAATAGCATGTTAATAGTAATAAAGCattaaaactaataaaacatGATTATTAAGTTTACCTTGAACTCCTCAATTTTATGATTTTCTACAAATgtgctccatttttttttttcattcaagaAACTAGATAACTCAATGGGAGAGTTATATTTAGGATgctttttgttgatgaagtcCCGCACCAATCTTGTCTTGAAATCTTTCCAACGCAACCCCAGaatcctcaaaaaaaaaaaaaattttacacTTTCATTTGGGATATTAAACTTTTTGTAAATTTAgagacaacaaaaaaaaacaagcaattagatatatatatatatatatatatatatatatatatatatatatatatatatatataagttaatgCTTATTACTTTAAGATCTAGCCAAATTGATTCTTTAACTCCGTGTGGGACTTGAGGCCAATCTGTGATGTTAATATCCACGTGATGACGAACTAAAGTGCCAAGATAGTTTGAGAAATCCTTTGCATTTGGGCCAATAGGCCTACATTGATCATCAAACTCAATTGTCAAAAGCTCACCAACtggctttttctttttcattttcttacaACATGTAGGTCCTCTTATTCTAAGCACTGAGGTAGACTCTGTAGTTTGTGTAGGCTTTGTAAGCTCTGTGGGCTCTGTGGGCTCTGTAGGGTCGGCCATGGATATTTATATACCTGCACATGCATaagataacaatattattagaaattatattgttataaaaacatctctctctctctctctctctctctctttgtatatatatatatatatatatatatatatatataaacatgttataaaaaaacaaataagattatattacatttttgaaATTATACTATCGGATGGTCAACCCACAATCATTCTCCATGATCAGTACGCATGTAACTGGTATCAATGTTATCTTCACCTAAAGCCACAGATTGAATACCAATAGAAAATGGTGGGATTTCATCAAAGACAGATTGAATACCAATAGAAAATGGTGGGATTTCATCAAAGTCAGATTGAATACCAATAGAAAATGGTGGGATTTCATCAAAGTAGTCATATTCTTCTTCATCCACAACATCACCAACACCAACAATACTTCTTTTCCCTTGCAAGACAATTGACCACTTACTATCAATAGGATCAGAAACATAGAAGATTTGTTTAGCTTGAGATGCAGGTATAAACGGTTCATCATGATATCCTAGTCGACCAAGATCAACTAAGGTAAAACTCAAATCATCTACTCGGACACCCCGTCTGTTATCAACCCAAGAACATTGGAATAGAGAAATTTTATACACCTTATAATCAAGTTCCCAAATTTCTTTAATGACTCCATAGTATGACATAGCAGCATCTACCAGGTTAGTATCTTTAGCACTAGAATACTCTCTTGATAGTGCTACTAATGTCATTCCACTGTTTTGCACCACACTTTTTCCATCTCGACATTTTGTGTAAAACGTATACCCATTAATATCATATCCTTCATAAGAGTCCACAAGAACACCAGGGTCCCACGCTAACCATCGAATGGTTTCACTGATATTATTGGACACTTGAGATAACTCTTGCATCACTGTATCTTTGAACCAGCTGATAAAAGTGTTATTGTGTTCATTTGTTATCCATCTTTCACCTTTAGAATGATTTTGTTGCCTCAGAATAGACATGTGTTGATCCAAGTATGGATGAACCTCAGAAAGGTGCTGTAGTACGAGATGATGGGCATGATTTCGCATTTTTGCACTTGGTAGAATAGCTTTATACCCAATGGTACCTTTTCCTGTGAGTCTTCCTTCATGACATGATTTAGGAACACCAATGGACTCACCATTAGACAAATAAtcaatacaaaaatcaatgactTCTTCAGCGCCATAAGCTTCAATTATACTCCCTTCTGGCCGATATCGATTTCTCACATATCCTTTCAAAATTCTCATGTATCTCTCAAATGGATACATATACCTCAAAAATACAGGACCACACATTTTAATTTCCCACACCAAGTGAACTGTTAAATGCACcctaacataaaaaaataatgggGGGAAATACATTTCAAACTGACATAAAGTTACTACCACATCAGCTTGCAACAAATCTAACACCTCTGGATCAATAACTTTACTACTAATGACATTGAAAAAGTAACAAAGCTTGGTAATGGTTTGTCTAACATAGTTTGGTAATATGCCTATAATAGCAACAGGTAACATATGTTGCATTAACACATGGCAATCATGAGATTTCATACCAACCAATTTAAGGTCCTTCATTGAAACaagttttttaatattagatGAATAGCCGGAAGGAACCTTAACACCATTAAGATAGCTACAAAAACTTATTTTCTCCTTTTTAGACAAAGTATAACAAGCTGGAGGTAAGTATGCATGCCCTCTTTCCATATTCTTGTGGTGCTAACTGATCCCTTATCCCCATTTCTACCATATCTTTTCTAGCTTTTATACCATCTTTTGTCTTACCTGGAATATTCAACAATGTCCCGATAATGCTAtcacaaatatttttctctacATGCATTACATCAAAACAATGTCTAACAGATAAGTGCTCCCAATATGGTAAATCCCAAAATATAGACCTCTTTTTCCAAATACCCTTTTGACttgtttttgaagtttttccAACACATTATCAATGTTTTTGACTCTTTCATAAACGACATCCCCTGATAATGGTGAGCGAGCTACTCTATAGTCTCAGATTTTCCATTGaaaacttttttcttctttctataaGGATGGTCAATAGGTAGAAAGGTTCGATGACTCATAAACACATTTTTCTTACTATTGTTTAGCCAAAGATCAACTGCTTCATCTTCACAAATAGGGCATGCCTTAACCCCTTTAGTAGTATACCCTGACAAGTTACCATATGCTGGGAAGTCATTGATTGTGTAAAACAACATTGCTCGCAAGGTGAAGTTAGTTTGGCTATGAGCATCAAATACCGCCACACCTTCATTCCACAGTATCTTTAAATCTTCAATAAGCGGTGTCAAGTACACATCTATGTCGTTTCCTGGTTGTTTAGACCCAGATATTAACAAAGATAACATGATGTACTTACGCTTCATACATAGCCAAGGAGGAAGATTGTGAACTGTTAAAAGAACTAGCCAAGTGCTATGGCGACTGCTCATATTACCATGAGGATTCATTCCATCCGTGCATAGTCCAAGCCTAATATTTCGATTTTTAGAACCGAATTCAGGAAACTTCATATCAATGTTCTTCCATTGAGGAGAACCGGCGGGATGTCTCAACTTTCCATCTTCTTTTCTACCAATAGCATGTCATTGCAAATTGTTTGCATCATTTGCATTTGCAATTGCAAACAAACGCTTGAACCTTGGAATCACTGGTAGATACCGCAACACCTTTGCAGGAGGacctttcttcttctcacaTGCATCATCGTATCATTTCCGTTTATAACGCGATGTTCCACACTTCGGACACACATGCAAGTCTTTGTATTGTTTCCAATACAAAATACAATCGTTTGGACATGCATGGATCCTTTCAATTTCCATACCCAACGGACATAACATTTCCTTTGCCTCATAAGTTGAACAAGGAAGTTCGTTATCATCAGGAAGCATGTCCTTTAAAAGTTCCAATAACTCTGTGAAACTCGATCTTATCACTCCACCTATTCTTTGCTTTTAAGTTATACAATTTAAGCACTGATGATAACTTTGTAAATTTACTACATCTAGAAAACAAAGGTTTTctaga contains these protein-coding regions:
- the LOC116016005 gene encoding uncharacterized protein LOC116016005 produces the protein MERGHAYLPPACYTLSKKEKISFCSYLNGVKVPSGYSSNIKKLVSMKDLKLVGMKSHDCHVLMQHMLPVAIIGILPNYVRQTITKLCYFFNVISSKVIDPEVLDLLQADVVVTLCQFEMYFPPLFFYVRVHLTVHLVWEIKMCGPVFLRYMYPFERYMRILKGYVRNRYRPEGSIIEAYGAEEVIDFCIDYLSNGESIGVPKSCHEGRLTGKGTIGYKAILPSAKMRNHAHHLVLQHLSEVHPYLDQHMSILRQQNHSKGERWITNEHNNTFISWFKDTVMQELSQVSNNISETIRWLAWDPGVLVDSYEGYDINGYTFYTKCRDGKSVVQNSGMTLVALSREYSSAKDTNLVDAAMSYYGVIKEIWELDYKVYKISLFQCSWVDNRRGVRVDDLSFTLVDLGRLGYHDEPFIPASQAKQIFYVSDPIDSKWSIVLQGKRSIVGVGDVVDEEEYDYFDEIPPFSIGIQSDFDEIPPFSIGIQSVFDEIPPFSIGIQSVALGEDNIDTSYMRTDHGE